The sequence below is a genomic window from Longimicrobium sp..
AGACAGGGAGGCCCGCGGTGCTGACGGTGAATGGCAGGGCCGAGGTAGTGGTGCAGGAGGCCTTGGCCTATCAGGACCTGCTGGACCGATTGGATCGTGCGGAGGCGATCGCCGGAATCAATCGAGGCCTTGTTTCCATGCGCCGGGGCGACGGGCGGCCGGCGGAAGAAGTGCTTGACGAACTTCGGGCCCAGTTGGGGATCGGGGTAGGGGTGGAGTGAGTGTACCACGTAATTACGGAACCTTCCGCGCTGGCGGACATCGCGGGCCATTACGCGTACCTGAAGGAGCATGCCCACACGCCGGAGTACCCGGACGCGTGGTATTCGTCCATCCAGAACGCCGTGCTCGGCTTGGCCGACTTCCCCCTCAGCTTCGCGCGAGCACCGGAAGATCGTGAATTCGAGGAAGTGATCCGGCATCGAATCGTGGGATCGTACCGGATCCTTTTCACGGTGGTCAGCGACCGAGTTCACGTCCTACACATCCGTCACGGCCGTCAGAACGTGCTTCGACCGGATGTAGACGAATAGGATCGCTCTCATAGAGAACGGCCCCGGTGGGGATGCGCCGGGGCCGTTCTAACGCGTTTTCACCCGCATCGGTCCGCACGAGTGACTCGGAGCCGAATGCGTCGAGACTCCACCAGCAGCTCGTGGAGGCGCTGGCTCGTTGGTGCGGCACTCGGGATTGCGGCGCTCCCGGCGCGCAGCCATGCCCAGGACTGCCCGTACTGGCCGTGTGGCGAACCTGGCCCGCTAGATTGCGCTACGCGATGTGGCGGCTGACGTGCGAAAATAACGGCCCCGGCGTTGTCGCGCCGGGGCCGTTCTCGTCGTGCTCGTCTCGCCGCGGATCAGCCGTCGAAGCGGCGGAAGGCCAGGCAGACGTTGTGGCCGCCGAAGCCGAACGAGTTGCTGAGCGCCAGGTCCACCGGCCGCTCGGTCGCGCCGCCCGTCCCGTAGTTCAGGTCGCAGTCGGGGTCCGGCGTGGTGTAGTTGATGGTCGGCGGGATCTTGCCGTGGCGGCAGACCAAGGCGCTGATCACGCCCTCCACCCCGCCCGCCGCTCCCAGCGTGTGCCCCGTCATGCTCTTGGTGGAGCCCACGATCACGTCGCGCGCGTGGTCGCCCAGCACAGTGCGGATCGCCGCCGACTCGTTCTTGTCGTTGGCCGGCGTGCTGGTGCCGTGCGCGTTCACGTAGCCCACCGACTCCGGCCCGGCGCCCGCCTCGCGCAGCGCGGCGCGCATGGCGCGGACCGCGCCCTCGCCGCCCTCGGCGGGGGCCGTGATGTGATAGGCGTCCGCCGTCTGGCCGTAGCCCACGATCTCAGCGATGATGGTGGCGCCGCGCGCGCGGGCGTGCTCCAGCTCCTCCATCACCACCATCCCCGCGCCCTCCCCCAGCACGAAGCCGTCGCGGGTGGCGTCAAAGGGGCGGCTGGCCGTTTCGGGCGAGTCGTTGCGGGTGCTGAGCGCCGTCATGTTCGCGAAGCCCGCCACCGTCAGCCCCGTGATGCTGGCCTCGGTGCCCCCCGCCAGCATCACGTCGGCCTCGCCGTGCTTGATGCTGCGGAAGGCGTTGCCCACGGCGTGGGCGCCCGACGCGCAC
It includes:
- a CDS encoding type II toxin-antitoxin system RelE/ParE family toxin, encoding MYHVITEPSALADIAGHYAYLKEHAHTPEYPDAWYSSIQNAVLGLADFPLSFARAPEDREFEEVIRHRIVGSYRILFTVVSDRVHVLHIRHGRQNVLRPDVDE
- the fabF gene encoding beta-ketoacyl-ACP synthase II: MNRRVVITGTGLVTPVGLDVQESWAALLGGRSGAGPITQFDASGHAVRFACEVKDFDPGQYIERKEVKRTDRFSQFAIATAVQAMREAGLDDTFQSLDSERFGVIVGSGIGGIHTFEEQHARLLEKGPGRVSPFFVPMFISDIAAGLVSIRYNAKGPNYCTVSACASGAHAVGNAFRSIKHGEADVMLAGGTEASITGLTVAGFANMTALSTRNDSPETASRPFDATRDGFVLGEGAGMVVMEELEHARARGATIIAEIVGYGQTADAYHITAPAEGGEGAVRAMRAALREAGAGPESVGYVNAHGTSTPANDKNESAAIRTVLGDHARDVIVGSTKSMTGHTLGAAGGVEGVISALVCRHGKIPPTINYTTPDPDCDLNYGTGGATERPVDLALSNSFGFGGHNVCLAFRRFDG